In Mesorhizobium sp. J428, the genomic window GCGTGACAGAGGTGTTCGAGCCGGCCGGCGCAGGAGCCGAGGCCGTGTCGGCCGAGAATCGGCAGGCCTATGCATCGGGCATGGCGGACGACCTGCTCGACCAGCTGGTCGCGCGGCTCCAGGGCGAGTTCGCCGTGACGACCAACCCCACCGCCATCCAGCAAGCGTTGAGCTTCTGACAGGACAACCATGGCCGACTTCAAGCCCTTCATCGCCAAGGTCGCCGCTGGAAAGGCGCTCACCTTCGAGGAGGCGCGCGAGGCGTTTGACATCGTGATGTCGGGCGAAGCGACACCGTCGCAGATCGGCGGCTTCCTGATGGCCCTGCGCGTTCGCGGCGAGACCGTGCCGGAGGTGATGGGCGCTGTCGCCACGATGCGCGACAAGATGCTGCGCGTCGCAGCCCCTGGCAACGCGATCGACATCGTCGGCACGGGCGGCGATGGCACGCACAGCCTCAACATCTCGACCGGGTCCGCCTTCGTCATCGCCGGCTGCGGCGTGCCGGTGGCCAAGCACGGCAACCGCAACCTCTCCTCGCAGTCGGGCGCGGCGGATGTGCTGATGGCGCTCGGGATCAGGATCGACCTGTCGCCCGAAGCGATCTCGCGCTGCATTGCGGAGGCCGGCATCGGCTTCATGTTCGCACCGGCTCACCATCCAGCGATGAAATATGTCGGCCCCTCGCGTGTCGAGCTCGGCACGCGCACGATCTTCAACCTGCTCGGACCGCTCTCGAATCCCGGCGGCGTGACACGGCAGCTGGTCGGCGTTTTCGCGCCGGAATGGGTGGGACCCGTCGCGGAAGCCCTGAAGGAACTCGGGTCCGAGAAGATCTGGGTCGTCCATGGCGACGGTTATGACGAGATCACCACGACCGGCGAGACGCGGGTCGCGGAACTCTCCGATGGCGTGCTTTCCGAGTTCACGATCACGCCGGCGCAATATGGCCTGGCCTGGCACACGCAGGCTGAGCTCAAGGGCGGCGACGCCGCCTTCAACGCCAGGGCACTGCGGGATATGCTGGCCGGCGCGCCCGGCGCCTATCGCGACACCGTGCTGATGAACGCCGGCGCGGGGCTTGTCGTTGCCGGTGTGGCGGCCGACATGAAGGAAGGCATCGCGCTGGCCGTCCGGTCCATTGATGACGGCAAGGCGCTGGCGCGGCTGGAGAAACTGGTGCAGGTGTCCAACGCATGACCGATATCCTGCGCAAGATCGAGGCCTACAAGCGCGACGAGATCGCCGCCGCCAAGGCGCGCACGCCGCTCGCCGAACTCAAGGCACGGATCGCAGGCGGCGAGCAGCCGCGCGGTTTCCTCAAGGCCCTGCGGGCGAAGCGCGCCAAAGGCGAGTTTGCTCTGATCGCGGAGATCAAGAAGGCGAGCCCCTCGAAAGGCCTGATACGGGC contains:
- the trpD gene encoding anthranilate phosphoribosyltransferase → MADFKPFIAKVAAGKALTFEEAREAFDIVMSGEATPSQIGGFLMALRVRGETVPEVMGAVATMRDKMLRVAAPGNAIDIVGTGGDGTHSLNISTGSAFVIAGCGVPVAKHGNRNLSSQSGAADVLMALGIRIDLSPEAISRCIAEAGIGFMFAPAHHPAMKYVGPSRVELGTRTIFNLLGPLSNPGGVTRQLVGVFAPEWVGPVAEALKELGSEKIWVVHGDGYDEITTTGETRVAELSDGVLSEFTITPAQYGLAWHTQAELKGGDAAFNARALRDMLAGAPGAYRDTVLMNAGAGLVVAGVAADMKEGIALAVRSIDDGKALARLEKLVQVSNA